The Flavobacterium sp. HJ-32-4 genome contains a region encoding:
- the ileS gene encoding isoleucine--tRNA ligase: MSVKFPEYDGLDLPKTADDVLAFWKDQNIFAKSVSTRDGQPPYVFFEGPPSANGLPGIHHVMARAIKDIFCRYKTQKGFQVKRKAGWDTHGLPVELGTEKELGITKEDIGKKISIAEYNEACKRTVMRYTDVWNDLTEKMGYWVDMDDPYVTYEPKYMETVWWLLKQIYDKGLLYKGYTIQPYSPKAGTGLSSHEVNQPGAYRDVTDTTIVAQFKALADTLPDFLQGFGDVHFLAWTTTPWTLPSNTALTVGPKIDYVLVKTFNPYTFAPINVVLAKNLVGKQFGKNYFESTEDADFEQFTEGSKSIPFRILTEFKGIDAVGIRYEQLLPYALPYQNPENAFRVISGDFVTTEDGTGIVHTAPTFGADDAKVAKEATPEVPPMLVLDAYGNPVPLVDLQGKFTSHMGDLAGKYVKNEYYEAGTAPDKSVDVEIAIRLKEENKAFKVEKYVHSYPHSWRTDEPLLYYPLDSWFIRMSEVKERMFDLNDTINWKPKATGEGRFGNWLKNANDWNLSRSRYWGIPLPIWRTEDKSEEILIGSVEELYTEIEKSIAAGHQQDNPFAGFVAGDMSAENYKKVDLHKNIVDAITLVSPSGKPMKREADLIDVWFDSGAMPYAQWHYPFENKDKIDNSTDFPADFIAEGVDQTRGWFYTLHAIGTLVFDSVAYKNVVSNGLVLDKNGQKMSKRLGNAVDPFATLAEYGPDATRWYMICNANPWDNLKFDIEGVAEVRRKFFGTLYNTYSFFALYANIDGFSYAEAEVPLAERPEIDRWILSELHSLVRDVDGFYADYEPTKAARAISDFVQENLSNWYVRLCRRRFWKGEYGQDKIAAYQTLYTCLETVAKLGAPIAPFYMETLYRDLNNVTGKDAFESVHLADFPQAVENFVDKTLESKMAKAQTISSLVLSLRKKEMIKVRQPLRKVMIPVLDAVQRAEVEAVSDLIKAEVNVKEVELLDDASGILVKQIKPNFRTLGPRFGKDMGLISKEIQTLSQEQIAELERNGQLPLVISGNTVILTSDDVEITSQDIEGWLVANANGLTVALDITVTPQLRNEGMARELVNRIQNIRKDSGFEVTDKIRVTLGHNEALETAVRENEAYIMSETLTEALTFGEAAGGTEIEFDDIKTTIVITK, from the coding sequence ATGAGTGTGAAGTTCCCTGAATATGACGGGCTTGACCTGCCCAAAACCGCTGACGACGTACTGGCTTTCTGGAAAGACCAAAACATCTTCGCCAAAAGTGTTTCTACCCGCGACGGACAACCGCCCTATGTGTTTTTCGAAGGGCCGCCGTCGGCCAATGGCCTGCCGGGTATCCACCACGTCATGGCACGCGCCATCAAGGATATTTTCTGCCGCTATAAAACGCAGAAGGGCTTCCAGGTGAAACGCAAAGCGGGCTGGGATACGCACGGACTCCCCGTGGAACTGGGCACCGAAAAAGAACTGGGCATCACCAAAGAGGATATCGGCAAGAAAATCTCGATCGCCGAATACAACGAGGCGTGCAAACGCACCGTCATGCGCTATACCGACGTGTGGAACGACCTCACCGAAAAAATGGGCTATTGGGTGGATATGGACGACCCGTATGTCACCTACGAGCCGAAATACATGGAGACGGTGTGGTGGCTGCTCAAACAAATCTACGACAAAGGCCTTTTGTATAAAGGCTATACCATACAGCCGTATTCGCCTAAAGCGGGCACCGGACTCTCCTCGCACGAGGTCAACCAGCCCGGCGCCTACCGCGATGTGACGGATACGACCATCGTGGCGCAGTTCAAAGCCCTGGCTGATACGCTGCCCGACTTCCTGCAAGGCTTCGGCGACGTGCACTTCCTGGCCTGGACGACCACGCCCTGGACGCTGCCGTCGAACACCGCACTGACCGTCGGCCCGAAAATCGACTATGTGCTGGTGAAGACCTTTAACCCCTATACCTTCGCCCCCATCAACGTGGTGCTGGCGAAGAACCTCGTCGGGAAACAGTTTGGGAAAAACTACTTCGAATCGACCGAAGACGCCGATTTCGAACAATTCACCGAAGGAAGCAAATCGATTCCGTTCCGCATCCTGACAGAATTTAAGGGCATCGACGCCGTGGGCATCCGTTACGAACAATTACTGCCCTACGCCCTTCCCTACCAAAATCCGGAAAACGCCTTCCGCGTGATCTCGGGTGATTTCGTCACCACGGAAGACGGTACCGGTATCGTGCATACCGCGCCGACTTTTGGTGCCGATGATGCCAAGGTGGCGAAAGAGGCGACTCCGGAAGTACCGCCGATGCTCGTGCTGGATGCATACGGAAACCCGGTGCCGCTGGTCGACCTGCAAGGGAAATTCACCTCGCATATGGGCGACCTGGCCGGAAAATACGTCAAGAACGAATACTACGAGGCGGGCACGGCGCCGGATAAATCGGTCGACGTCGAGATCGCTATCCGCCTTAAAGAAGAAAACAAGGCCTTCAAGGTCGAGAAATACGTGCACAGCTACCCACACTCGTGGCGCACCGACGAACCGCTGCTCTATTACCCGCTCGATTCGTGGTTCATCCGGATGAGTGAGGTGAAAGAACGGATGTTCGACCTCAACGACACCATCAACTGGAAACCGAAAGCGACCGGAGAAGGGCGTTTCGGAAACTGGCTCAAAAATGCCAACGATTGGAACCTGTCGCGTTCGCGCTATTGGGGCATCCCATTGCCGATCTGGCGGACGGAAGACAAATCGGAAGAAATCCTGATCGGATCGGTTGAAGAGCTGTATACCGAAATCGAGAAATCCATCGCCGCCGGCCACCAGCAGGACAACCCGTTCGCGGGCTTCGTAGCCGGTGACATGAGCGCCGAGAACTATAAAAAAGTCGACCTCCACAAGAACATCGTCGACGCGATCACGCTGGTGTCGCCGTCGGGCAAACCGATGAAGCGCGAAGCCGACCTCATCGACGTGTGGTTCGATTCGGGTGCGATGCCGTATGCGCAGTGGCACTATCCGTTTGAGAACAAAGACAAGATCGACAACAGCACCGACTTCCCGGCCGATTTCATCGCGGAAGGGGTTGACCAGACGCGCGGTTGGTTCTATACGCTGCACGCGATCGGCACGCTGGTGTTTGATTCGGTGGCGTACAAGAACGTGGTGTCGAACGGACTCGTGCTCGACAAAAACGGGCAGAAGATGTCGAAACGCCTCGGCAACGCCGTCGATCCGTTTGCGACCCTGGCGGAATACGGACCGGATGCGACGCGTTGGTATATGATTTGTAATGCCAACCCGTGGGACAATTTGAAATTCGATATCGAAGGCGTGGCGGAAGTCCGCCGGAAGTTCTTCGGTACGCTCTATAACACCTATTCGTTTTTCGCGCTCTATGCGAACATCGACGGGTTCTCGTATGCGGAAGCGGAAGTGCCGTTGGCGGAACGCCCGGAAATCGACCGCTGGATTTTATCGGAACTGCACTCGCTGGTGCGGGATGTGGACGGTTTCTACGCCGATTACGAACCGACTAAAGCGGCGCGTGCCATCTCGGATTTCGTGCAGGAAAACCTGTCGAACTGGTATGTGCGTCTGTGCCGTCGCCGTTTCTGGAAGGGCGAGTACGGGCAAGACAAAATCGCGGCCTACCAGACACTATATACGTGCCTGGAAACCGTAGCGAAACTCGGCGCCCCGATCGCGCCGTTCTATATGGAAACGCTTTATCGCGACCTGAACAATGTAACGGGAAAAGACGCGTTTGAGAGTGTACACCTGGCGGATTTCCCGCAGGCTGTCGAAAACTTTGTTGATAAAACACTCGAGAGTAAAATGGCTAAGGCCCAGACGATTTCAAGCCTGGTGCTGTCGCTGCGGAAGAAAGAGATGATCAAGGTACGCCAACCGCTTAGAAAGGTAATGATTCCGGTACTTGACGCAGTGCAGCGCGCTGAAGTCGAGGCGGTTTCAGACCTCATCAAGGCAGAGGTAAACGTGAAGGAAGTAGAGCTGCTGGACGATGCTTCGGGCATCCTGGTCAAGCAGATCAAACCGAATTTCCGGACCTTGGGTCCGCGTTTCGGAAAAGACATGGGGTTGATTTCCAAAGAGATACAAACCCTGTCGCAGGAGCAGATTGCGGAACTCGAGCGCAACGGGCAATTGCCGCTTGTTATTTCGGGAAATACTGTAATTTTAACTTCCGACGATGTGGAAATCACCTCGCAGGACATCGAAGGCTGGCTGGTTGCCAACGCGAATGGACTGACGGTGGCGCTCGACATTACGGTAACGCCCCAACTGCGGAACGAGGGAATGGCAAGGGAACTCGTCAACCGCATCCAGAACATCCGGAAAGACTCTGGCTTCGAGGTCACCGATAAGATTCGCGTGACGTTGGGTCACAACGAGGCGCTGGAAACGGCGGTGCGGGAGAATGAGGCCTACATTATGTCGGAAACACTCACGGAAGCCCTGACATTCGGGGAGGCCGCGGGCGGAACGGAAATAGAATTTGACGATATCAAAACAACCATTGTAATAACAAAATAG